One window from the genome of Cyclobacterium amurskyense encodes:
- a CDS encoding sulfatase family protein produces MKPFNLKLLLGLLFSCLVCSISLTEARQKKDPPNIIVIFADDLGYGDLGVFGHPSINTPNLDRMAYEGQKWTNFYVAAPVCTPSRAGILTGRLPIRSGMSSDNRRVLFPDSNGGLPQSEITIAKALKGNGYQTAAIGKWHLGHKSPFLPTDHGFDSYFGIPYSNDMDKVEKTDHFTLTENEKYEGYNVPLMRDKEIVERPTDQRTLTKRYTEEAVSKIKDFKNGPFFIYLAHNLPHIPLFRSAAFKDQSLGGIYGDVIEEIDWSVGQVLSALKEEGIADNTLVVFTSDNGPWHTFRTHGGTSGLLRGAKGGTFEGGMREPTVFWWPAQIKPGVVRDMATTMDLLPTFCAISGTQLPDDRVYDGYDISGLIKGTGKSERETVFYYRGQRVFAVRKGDYKAHFITQLEYGNPTAHPVTFPAVTVENKATVLETPLLYNVNVDPGERFNIAEDHPEIIADIRKALTEHQAGIVPVENQLEKY; encoded by the coding sequence ATGAAACCCTTTAATCTTAAATTACTCTTAGGTTTACTTTTCAGTTGTTTAGTGTGCTCAATAAGCCTAACTGAAGCCAGGCAAAAAAAGGATCCACCAAACATTATAGTGATTTTTGCAGATGATTTGGGTTATGGAGATCTTGGTGTTTTTGGACACCCATCGATAAATACTCCTAATTTAGATAGGATGGCTTATGAAGGACAAAAGTGGACCAATTTCTATGTAGCTGCACCGGTTTGTACCCCAAGTAGAGCGGGGATACTAACTGGAAGATTGCCAATTCGTTCTGGAATGAGCAGTGACAACAGAAGGGTACTTTTCCCCGATTCAAATGGAGGACTTCCTCAATCGGAGATCACCATTGCCAAGGCCTTAAAAGGAAATGGTTACCAAACAGCTGCCATTGGAAAATGGCACCTGGGGCATAAATCTCCCTTCTTGCCTACAGATCATGGTTTTGATAGTTATTTTGGTATTCCTTATTCCAATGACATGGATAAGGTGGAGAAAACTGATCATTTTACACTTACTGAGAATGAAAAGTATGAAGGGTACAATGTTCCCCTAATGAGAGATAAGGAGATAGTGGAGCGCCCAACTGATCAGCGAACCCTTACCAAAAGATATACAGAGGAAGCAGTGTCTAAAATCAAGGATTTTAAAAATGGTCCATTTTTCATTTATTTGGCACACAATCTCCCCCATATCCCATTATTTAGGTCTGCAGCATTTAAAGACCAATCTCTAGGAGGTATCTATGGGGATGTTATTGAGGAAATAGATTGGTCTGTAGGTCAGGTCCTATCTGCTCTAAAAGAAGAAGGTATCGCCGACAATACCTTAGTGGTCTTTACTTCTGACAATGGACCTTGGCACACTTTCAGAACCCATGGTGGAACGTCTGGCTTACTAAGAGGAGCTAAGGGAGGAACTTTCGAAGGGGGTATGAGAGAGCCAACTGTTTTCTGGTGGCCAGCACAAATCAAACCTGGTGTAGTTAGAGACATGGCCACTACCATGGATTTATTGCCCACCTTTTGCGCCATATCAGGGACTCAATTGCCTGATGACCGTGTTTATGATGGTTATGATATTTCTGGGCTTATCAAAGGTACCGGGAAAAGTGAGCGAGAAACTGTATTTTATTACCGAGGTCAAAGAGTATTTGCTGTAAGAAAAGGAGATTATAAAGCCCATTTCATTACTCAACTTGAATATGGAAACCCAACCGCACATCCGGTGACCTTTCCAGCGGTGACTGTAGAGAACAAAGCCACGGTTTTAGAAACCCCATTATTGTACAATGTGAATGTAGATCCAGGGGAGCGATTTAATATTGCTGAAGACCATCCTGAGATTATCGCTGATATAAGAAAGGCATTGACCGAGCACCAGGCTGGAATTGTGCCTGTGGAAAATCAGCTAGAAAAGTATTGA
- a CDS encoding arylsulfatase — protein sequence MRIFNTFCFLFIVLISTSVHASLEQTKKDPPNVILIITDDQGYGDFGFTGNPHVKTPVIDQLAKESVRLNNFYVSPVCAPTRSSLMTGRYSLRTGVRDTYNGGATMATEEITLAEMLKDAGYETGAFGKWHLGDNYPFRPGDQGFDESLIHLAGGMGQPGDFTTYFQKDRSYFDPTLWSNGKQKSFQGYCSDIFTDEAIRFVENQSLEKPFFLYLAFNAPHTPLQVPDEYYQKYKDIDPASGFGGNGMPMPKMSEKDKEDARKVYAMVSNIDDNIGKLVQKLEDMGISENTILIFMTDNGPQQFRYVAGMRGKKGNVYRGGVRVPFLIKYPDGLKPNKEVNATLAHIDVLPTLAELCQAKVPNDREIDGLSFAVLLEGKNKNKAAFEERPLFFYWTRKLPELYENIAIQKGPYKLVGNIGYDAAPKDFELFHLENDPYELDNMVASHPEKAKELKRAMDQMVDELTNSPNLMKDHMPIIGTKYENPLILNRNDASGQRGIWTQEDIYGYWNVEILEGNYNIRYKFIEPLKKAGKVMLETKTQIIQSQMNQMPTDVIELKNVHLKNYKGSVTPHFMNGGKSIFPLWVEFERID from the coding sequence ATGAGAATTTTCAATACCTTTTGTTTTCTCTTCATTGTACTCATCAGTACTTCGGTGCATGCAAGTCTGGAGCAAACGAAAAAAGATCCACCCAATGTAATTTTAATAATTACAGATGACCAAGGCTATGGTGACTTTGGATTTACAGGGAACCCTCATGTAAAGACACCTGTGATCGATCAATTGGCAAAAGAAAGTGTTAGGCTAAATAATTTTTATGTTTCCCCAGTTTGCGCACCTACCAGGTCAAGTCTAATGACAGGCAGGTATTCCTTACGTACAGGGGTCAGGGATACCTATAATGGTGGAGCAACCATGGCTACCGAAGAAATCACTCTGGCTGAAATGCTTAAAGATGCAGGCTATGAAACTGGAGCATTTGGAAAATGGCATTTGGGAGACAATTATCCTTTCCGTCCAGGTGATCAGGGTTTTGATGAATCGTTGATTCACCTTGCCGGAGGTATGGGGCAACCTGGAGATTTCACGACTTATTTTCAGAAAGACCGCAGTTATTTTGACCCTACGCTCTGGTCCAATGGCAAGCAGAAGTCATTTCAGGGTTATTGTTCAGATATATTTACCGATGAAGCGATTCGTTTTGTAGAAAATCAAAGTCTGGAAAAACCATTTTTCTTGTATTTGGCTTTTAATGCGCCACACACTCCTTTACAGGTACCCGATGAATATTACCAAAAATACAAGGACATTGATCCGGCATCAGGCTTCGGGGGTAATGGAATGCCAATGCCTAAAATGAGTGAAAAAGACAAAGAAGATGCTAGAAAAGTCTATGCAATGGTTTCCAATATTGATGACAATATAGGGAAGCTAGTTCAGAAGTTGGAGGATATGGGCATCTCAGAGAATACCATCCTTATTTTTATGACAGACAATGGGCCGCAGCAGTTCAGGTATGTTGCTGGCATGAGAGGGAAGAAGGGGAACGTTTACCGTGGAGGAGTGCGGGTTCCGTTTCTTATCAAATATCCCGATGGATTAAAACCAAACAAAGAGGTAAATGCTACCCTGGCGCATATTGATGTATTGCCTACTTTGGCTGAGTTATGTCAGGCAAAAGTACCTAATGACAGGGAAATAGATGGGCTTAGTTTTGCGGTATTATTAGAAGGGAAAAATAAAAATAAAGCGGCCTTTGAGGAGAGACCTTTGTTTTTTTACTGGACACGAAAGCTACCCGAATTGTATGAGAACATAGCCATTCAAAAAGGCCCATATAAATTGGTGGGGAATATTGGCTATGATGCTGCGCCAAAAGACTTCGAGTTGTTCCATTTGGAAAATGATCCCTACGAATTGGATAACATGGTAGCTAGCCATCCTGAGAAGGCAAAAGAACTAAAAAGAGCTATGGATCAAATGGTTGATGAGTTGACTAATTCACCAAACTTGATGAAGGACCATATGCCAATAATTGGAACAAAATATGAGAATCCACTAATATTGAATCGCAATGACGCTTCCGGACAAAGAGGCATCTGGACACAAGAAGATATTTATGGTTATTGGAATGTTGAAATTCTTGAGGGGAATTACAATATCCGGTATAAGTTTATTGAACCGCTGAAAAAGGCAGGTAAAGTAATGCTGGAAACCAAAACACAAATCATCCAATCGCAAATGAATCAAATGCCTACCGATGTGATTGAATTGAAGAATGTTCATTTGAAGAATTACAAAGGCAGTGTTACGCCTCATTTTATGAATGGAGGAAAAAGTATTTTCCCTTTGTGGGTGGAATTTGAACGGATTGATTAA
- a CDS encoding SusC/RagA family TonB-linked outer membrane protein translates to MKKTIPKMSIHSIIWVFAPLLFLVILVRPISAAAVVLENIVMADLKGTVVDETGAPLPGATITLQGTTKGTVSDIDGNFSIDVPENGTLVISFIGYKTQVITIGNESILNVQMVQDESSLNEVLVVGYGTQEKRDVTGAVSSIKGDNLENLPVSGAAQALQGRAAGVNVVRNGGAPGNQGSIRIRGTGTLNNADPLIIIDGVPGGNLNDVNPNNIESIEVLKDASASAIYGTRAANGVVIVTTKRGDFNQPLKVELNGYTGISNAIKTIDVLDAPTLASLKRERYTNDGLAINPIWENSAYQTQKTNWQEELLGQGTTQNVDLTLRGGNNNSSFMLAGGYFKEEGMISNSDFRRLSFRINSDHKISDKFKIGQNLQLVSVNQRSPNTLSAQTGVLWSAIRFHPGLPVMNPDGSYSSSQISGEFGDINNPIFTQNTQDNNNTSHKILGNLNAEYELMEGLKFRVNFGLDGFISDGYNFNIIVNDQIRASSINSLSRSYNEYYSVLAEYFVSYDKVFNDLHKFNFVGGYTTQTFNSDGFSASKRDFLDESFDQRFLSVGQTLNGIDGGKSYDALASYFGRATYNYDERYLVTATFRSDGSSKFAPGNRWGYFPAFSLGWRISEEDFFQNVGFISNMKLTGGWGSLGNQNVPGLQYLALISSGRRYSFGGNQTVGAAQTRVPNLGITWETAQMTNIGLDLGFLDNRLLANFNYFIKDTKDMLIAPPTIGSIGTAQIPNQNLGELRNKGLEVEVLFRETQGKLTYTLSGNASFIQNEVTKLVDGNFIGSRLYGRSSQELSRTYEGSPIASFYGWRADGLYQSSEEIQNDPNIANDPRKTGGLIQPGDVKFLDLNSDGIIDESDREIIGNPHPKVVYGLNAQLGYGNFDLSLFFLGNAGFDIYNADRMQGIDPTYPFNMYAETINRWNGQGTSNEIPRMTTKRDNLNHRTSDLFLEDGDFLRLKNVVLGYTLPTPITDRIGISKARFYVTGQNVFVLTGYSGMDPELGYTDGNLQLNADYAQYPQARSWTIGTTITF, encoded by the coding sequence ATGAAAAAAACTATTCCTAAAATGAGCATACATTCTATTATTTGGGTGTTTGCCCCACTTCTTTTTTTAGTAATTCTTGTTCGGCCTATTTCGGCCGCAGCAGTGGTACTAGAAAATATTGTTATGGCAGACCTTAAAGGTACTGTTGTGGATGAAACAGGAGCACCATTGCCAGGAGCTACCATTACCCTACAAGGAACTACCAAAGGTACAGTGTCAGATATTGATGGTAATTTCTCCATTGATGTACCGGAAAATGGCACCTTGGTGATATCCTTTATAGGGTATAAAACACAAGTTATCACAATTGGAAATGAAAGCATACTGAATGTGCAAATGGTTCAGGATGAATCCTCTCTCAATGAGGTATTGGTGGTAGGGTATGGTACACAGGAAAAACGAGATGTAACAGGTGCTGTATCTTCAATAAAAGGGGATAACCTTGAGAATTTACCTGTATCCGGAGCCGCACAGGCATTGCAAGGAAGGGCTGCTGGTGTCAATGTGGTTAGAAATGGAGGAGCCCCGGGAAACCAAGGATCTATAAGAATTAGAGGAACGGGCACACTTAACAATGCAGACCCTTTAATAATCATTGATGGGGTACCGGGGGGAAACCTTAATGATGTAAATCCAAACAATATTGAATCCATAGAAGTATTAAAAGACGCTTCTGCTTCTGCAATATATGGAACAAGAGCAGCCAATGGGGTAGTTATAGTAACTACCAAACGAGGTGATTTTAACCAACCCTTGAAAGTTGAGTTGAATGGTTACACCGGCATTTCCAATGCGATCAAGACCATCGATGTGTTGGATGCCCCGACATTGGCCAGCCTCAAAAGAGAGCGGTATACCAACGATGGATTAGCGATCAACCCCATTTGGGAAAATTCAGCTTACCAAACGCAAAAGACCAACTGGCAAGAGGAACTTCTTGGCCAAGGCACAACACAAAATGTGGATCTTACCCTTAGGGGAGGGAACAATAATTCTTCTTTTATGCTGGCGGGTGGATATTTTAAAGAAGAAGGGATGATCTCTAATTCTGACTTTAGGCGTCTAAGCTTTAGAATAAATTCTGACCACAAGATCAGCGATAAGTTTAAGATAGGTCAGAACCTGCAGCTTGTTTCCGTCAATCAAAGGAGTCCTAATACCCTTTCGGCCCAAACGGGTGTCTTATGGAGCGCAATACGTTTCCATCCTGGCTTGCCTGTAATGAATCCAGATGGTTCTTATAGCTCCTCTCAAATTTCTGGAGAATTTGGAGACATTAACAATCCGATTTTCACCCAAAATACACAAGACAATAACAATACAAGCCACAAAATATTAGGCAATCTAAATGCTGAATATGAGCTAATGGAAGGGTTGAAATTTCGGGTTAATTTTGGTCTGGATGGCTTCATTAGTGATGGTTATAATTTCAATATTATTGTCAATGACCAGATAAGGGCCAGTTCTATAAATTCCCTTTCAAGAAGTTATAATGAATACTATTCAGTATTGGCAGAATACTTTGTTTCTTATGATAAAGTATTCAATGATTTGCACAAATTTAATTTCGTAGGCGGCTATACTACTCAGACCTTTAATTCAGATGGATTCAGTGCTAGCAAAAGAGATTTTCTGGATGAATCATTTGACCAAAGGTTTTTAAGTGTGGGACAAACTTTGAATGGAATAGATGGAGGGAAATCGTATGATGCGCTTGCTTCCTATTTTGGTAGGGCTACTTACAATTATGATGAACGCTATTTGGTAACAGCCACTTTTAGAAGTGATGGGTCTTCAAAATTTGCACCAGGAAATCGCTGGGGGTATTTTCCTGCGTTTTCACTTGGTTGGAGAATCTCGGAAGAGGATTTCTTTCAAAATGTTGGCTTTATTTCCAATATGAAACTGACCGGTGGTTGGGGTAGCTTGGGCAATCAAAATGTTCCTGGTTTACAATATTTGGCCCTAATAAGTTCTGGAAGAAGGTATTCTTTTGGGGGCAATCAAACCGTAGGAGCCGCACAAACTAGAGTGCCAAACCTTGGGATTACCTGGGAAACAGCCCAAATGACAAATATTGGCTTGGATTTAGGGTTTTTAGACAATCGATTGCTAGCCAATTTCAATTACTTTATAAAAGACACCAAGGACATGCTTATAGCTCCTCCTACCATTGGATCCATAGGTACAGCACAGATACCCAACCAAAATCTTGGTGAGTTGAGAAATAAGGGACTCGAAGTGGAGGTTTTATTTAGAGAAACCCAAGGGAAACTTACCTATACCTTGAGTGGAAATGCTTCCTTTATTCAAAATGAAGTCACCAAATTGGTAGATGGTAATTTTATAGGTTCCAGATTATACGGCAGGTCTAGTCAGGAATTGTCAAGAACTTATGAGGGGTCACCAATAGCAAGTTTTTATGGGTGGAGAGCAGATGGATTATACCAAAGTTCCGAGGAGATTCAGAATGACCCTAACATTGCCAATGATCCACGAAAAACTGGCGGATTGATACAACCCGGGGATGTGAAGTTTCTGGATTTAAACAGTGACGGAATCATTGATGAGTCAGACAGGGAAATCATTGGAAATCCCCATCCTAAAGTGGTATATGGTTTAAATGCCCAGTTAGGATATGGCAATTTTGACCTAAGCTTATTTTTCCTTGGCAATGCTGGATTTGATATTTACAATGCTGACAGGATGCAAGGCATCGATCCAACTTACCCTTTCAATATGTATGCAGAGACCATCAATCGATGGAATGGTCAAGGAACAAGCAATGAAATACCTAGAATGACGACTAAAAGAGATAACCTAAACCACAGGACTTCTGACTTGTTTTTGGAAGATGGAGATTTTCTTAGGTTAAAAAATGTGGTGCTTGGTTATACTTTACCCACACCAATTACCGACAGAATTGGGATTTCAAAGGCCAGGTTTTATGTCACGGGACAAAATGTATTTGTCCTTACAGGCTACTCGGGAATGGATCCTGAGTTAGGGTATACAGATGGTAATCTGCAATTGAATGCAGATTATGCACAATATCCCCAAGCCAGAAGCTGGACCATTGGTACAACGATAACTTTCTAA
- a CDS encoding RagB/SusD family nutrient uptake outer membrane protein, whose amino-acid sequence MKNSIQLLLLLVLITTACEDNILDTTPYGQSTSSQFWRNGEDAVAAANAMYEPLVVEDFYGHAEHTFDIPSDDQFRAGDHGEDQAIESFTFDAGNPQLYYSWRHKYEVISRANAVLINVPDINMDQTLKDRTLGEAYFLRGFMYWRFAVIYGGVPIILEEDVIANNYNKPRSSLEETHAQIEADLLKAADLLPISHDADDLGRPNKGSANGLLAKLYLYQKAFDKTISFGQKVLDGPYPLADNYQDNFRVETQNNPEVLFSIQSLQGWQDNTHIIYTTPRPWGGWDFHEPVQDLIEEFEDGDPRLDYTVYKPGDMVDLGGDKGVTEYTADLSSTGYHFRKYSSWNPQGGLNMSHNNPILRTADVLLMVAEAKIRSGQNGDAEINAVRERADRTELSNATMEDLIHERRVELAGENQRHQDLIRWDKDNLVDIVALYKKDLGPLKPPRNFERPKHYLFAIPQREIDLSNGVLSQNPGY is encoded by the coding sequence ATGAAAAATTCAATTCAACTTCTTTTGTTGCTAGTATTAATTACTACAGCTTGTGAAGACAATATACTCGATACTACACCCTATGGACAATCTACCTCATCACAATTTTGGAGAAATGGAGAAGATGCTGTAGCTGCTGCCAATGCCATGTATGAGCCACTAGTGGTGGAAGACTTTTACGGACATGCTGAACATACCTTTGACATTCCTTCTGACGATCAGTTCAGGGCAGGAGATCATGGCGAGGACCAAGCAATAGAGTCTTTTACTTTTGATGCAGGTAATCCCCAATTGTATTATAGCTGGAGACACAAATATGAGGTAATCTCCAGGGCCAATGCCGTTTTAATAAATGTTCCAGATATCAACATGGATCAAACACTTAAAGACAGGACCTTAGGTGAAGCTTATTTTCTGAGAGGTTTTATGTATTGGAGGTTTGCTGTTATCTATGGCGGTGTACCTATAATTCTTGAGGAGGATGTCATCGCAAACAATTACAACAAACCCAGGTCATCATTGGAGGAAACCCATGCACAGATAGAGGCTGATTTATTAAAGGCTGCCGATCTTTTGCCCATTTCTCATGATGCGGATGATTTAGGTAGACCCAATAAAGGATCGGCCAATGGTTTATTGGCCAAGTTGTACCTGTACCAGAAAGCCTTTGACAAAACCATTTCCTTCGGTCAGAAGGTTTTAGATGGTCCTTATCCATTAGCGGATAATTATCAGGACAATTTCCGCGTGGAAACGCAAAATAATCCTGAGGTATTGTTTTCTATACAAAGTTTGCAAGGATGGCAGGACAATACCCATATTATTTACACTACACCAAGACCTTGGGGTGGTTGGGATTTTCATGAACCTGTGCAGGATTTGATTGAAGAGTTTGAGGATGGAGATCCCAGACTGGATTATACAGTTTATAAACCTGGAGACATGGTAGATTTGGGAGGAGACAAGGGAGTGACAGAATACACCGCAGACCTTTCTTCTACAGGCTATCATTTTAGAAAATACTCTTCTTGGAATCCTCAGGGAGGGCTAAATATGAGCCACAATAATCCGATTTTAAGAACAGCAGATGTCTTGCTTATGGTGGCAGAAGCCAAAATAAGATCAGGTCAAAATGGAGATGCTGAAATCAATGCGGTCAGAGAAAGAGCAGACAGAACTGAACTTTCAAATGCCACTATGGAAGACCTGATCCATGAACGAAGAGTAGAATTGGCTGGGGAAAATCAGCGTCACCAAGATCTTATCCGTTGGGATAAAGACAATTTGGTGGATATTGTGGCCTTGTATAAAAAAGATCTGGGGCCATTAAAGCCACCGAGAAATTTTGAAAGGCCTAAACATTATCTTTTTGCCATTCCTCAAAGAGAAATTGATTTGAGTAACGGTGTGTTGAGCCAAAATCCCGGATATTAA